The following is a genomic window from Pseudomonas parafulva.
CGTGCGCATCGGCCTGGGCGTCGGTTGGTCGACCCTGGTCGCCGCCGAACTGATCGCCGCCACCCGCGGCCTGGGCTTCATGGTGCAGTCGGCCGCGCAGTTCCTGGTCACCGATGTGGTGGTGCTCGGCATCGTGCTCATCGCGCTGATCGCCTTCGCCCTGGAAATGGGCCTGCGCGCCCTGCAACGCCGCCTGGTGCCCTGGCACGGACAGAGCCACTGACCTTCGCCCCCTGCATAGCGAGCCCCGACATGAGCCTGACCCTCACTCCCCTCAGCCCGGCGCTGGGCGCCCAGATCGACGGCATCGACCTGTCGCGCGCACTCCCTCCCGAGCAGCGCGATACCCTCGAACAGGCCTTGCTCGAGCACCAGGTGCTGTTCTTTCGCAAGCAATTCATCACCCCGGCGCAGCAGGCGCATTTTGCCGCGCACTTCGGCGACCTGCACATCCACCCGATCTACCCCAACGTGCCAGAAACGCCCCAGGTGCTGATCCTCGACACGGCGGTCACCGACGTGCGCGACAACGCCGTCTGGCACACCGACGTGACCTTTCTGCCGACCCCGGCGCTGGGCGCGGTGCTCAGCGCCAAGCAAGTGCCCGCCTATGGCGGCGATACCCTGTGGGCCAGCGGCATCGCCGCGTTCGAGGCACTGTCGGCACCGTTGCAGCTACTGCTCGACGGCCTCAGCGCCACCCACGACTTCACCCGCTCGTTTCCGCTGGAGCGCTTCGGCAGCACAGCCGAGGACCTGGCACGCTGGGAAGCCACCCGGCGCAACCACCCGCCGCTGTCGCACCCGGTGGTGCGCACCCATCCGGTCAGCGGACGCAAGGCGCTGTTCGTCAACGAAGGCTTCACCACGCGCATCAACGAACTGGCCGAACACGAGAGCGAGGCGCTGCTCAGGCTGCTGTTCGCCCACGCCACGCGGCCGGAGTTCAGCATCCGCTGGCGCTGGCAGGAGGGGGATGTGGCGTTCTGGGACAACCGCGTGACCCAGCATTACGCGGTGGACGATTACCGGCCGCAGCGACGGGTGATGCACCGCGCGACCATTCTCGGGGATGCGCCGTTCTGAACACCTGCGCAGGTCACCCTCGACCCGCGCAGGCCTTCACCACGACAACGCCGCGTGCTACCTGACCAGATGCAGGAACTGCATGTGCCGCTCGTACTGGTCGAGGATGTCGTTGATGATCTGCTCCTTGCTGTAGCCGACCAGATCGTAGTTCTGACTGCCCTCGGCCAAGTGCACCTCGGCGCGGTAGTAACGGCGGTTCTTCAATTCCTGCGCGCCCAGGCCGCCCAAGGCGAAGGACGGGGTGAAGTAGCCGCGCATCTGCACTTGGTAGATGAACGGCTGTTCCTCACCGTGGCCGACCTTGAGGCTGACGTTGTCATGGCTCGGGTCGTCCTGGGTGATCAGCGTCAGCCCCTTCTGCTCGAACACCTCGGTCACATCGGCGATCGCCGGACGCACCACGTCGTCCATGAAGCGGTACACCTCGTCGCGCGATGGGAAGTGCACCGCCTGGCTCAGACGGTGCCGCCAGCCACCCCGGCCACGGCGGGTCTGGGCGAACGGCGCCAGCGAGTGCATCTGCGCGATGCGCCGCTGGCTCTCCAGGTAGAACGCTTTGTGCAGCCCCCACATCATGCACAGCAGAATCAGCGAGAACGGCAACGAGGTGAGCACCACCGCCGACTTGAGCGAGTCGATGCTCCCGGCGAACAGCAGCGCACTGGTGACCAGCGCGGTCATCGCGCCCCAGAAGATCCGCAGCCAGTTCGGGCCGTCTTCGTCGGCGTCCCCGCCCTTGGCCGACAAGGTCGATAGCACCACGGTGCCGGAGTCGGCGGAGGTGACGAAGAATACGAAGCTGATGAACACGGTGACGGCGATCACCGTCTTGCTCCAGGGGTAGGTTTCCAGCAGCAGG
Proteins encoded in this region:
- the tauD gene encoding taurine dioxygenase, producing MSLTLTPLSPALGAQIDGIDLSRALPPEQRDTLEQALLEHQVLFFRKQFITPAQQAHFAAHFGDLHIHPIYPNVPETPQVLILDTAVTDVRDNAVWHTDVTFLPTPALGAVLSAKQVPAYGGDTLWASGIAAFEALSAPLQLLLDGLSATHDFTRSFPLERFGSTAEDLARWEATRRNHPPLSHPVVRTHPVSGRKALFVNEGFTTRINELAEHESEALLRLLFAHATRPEFSIRWRWQEGDVAFWDNRVTQHYAVDDYRPQRRVMHRATILGDAPF